The window gtacgcaagtaaatatatttttctcatgTTTTCATTGTTGTTCCCAAATTGTTAATCTCGTTGTATTTCAGGTGTGTTTTGTGAGAATGTGAATACTCgtgtttttatattgtttttgttattgtttttaaataattatcatttatataatatttcatgattttttttttaagaaatcttaatttttagtaaattaaattattaaaaaaattatatttaaaaatattttaatattttaattgatgaattaaataatttgttatatagAATAATTATGCTTTTATCTAGGTTGTGAATAAAATCTTTGTtagctttattaatttgtagtaataaaattgatgaagtgaaagaaatttttttttggagtaaaatccaaaaaaaagacaatatcaaacaagttcttaatGACAAAAGGAAAACAATAATTCTATGATCCTCACGTTTGTCGGTCAGAAGTCAGAACTGTATTGATAGATTTGGATTTACATTTGGGTATGGCATGTTTATACTTGACAAATATAGTGTTGATGTGCACTTGACATATGTCACATTTTATGTGTCATGTTAATTTATACTCTTTCACACCCATGACCTATCTATTGAGCATCAATCACAATGTTAGTgcaatatttcttttattattattttcaaaattaagaatattattttttattttaaaaaaattatatatagataagcaTCAAACTCACATCTATTATGAGACTCATAAATTAGATCACACCTCAAACAAaagttgaaaatataattattcacaaattcataacattaataaaaaattgagtaGCTCAATAATTCAGTTCCATCAGTTGTttctaagtatatatatttatctgaatctttagattttattttaaatgatgaaaCATATCTTTTTGATTCATAtgttaaataaatagtattttttatctACTTATCATAAGATATTTGATATAAGTTTTTAAATACTTAAACTATAACAagctattatatatatttgcctattattactttttattttcaaaatattagatataCTTTTAAACTATACCATTATTATATTTGTCTATTATGTTTAAAAgataaaactatttcattattatatttgcCTATTtgtaatcatattttaaaatataaattagctcaaacaaatttaaaatgttattttaattttttttaattaattaaaaataagaagttAAAAATAACAGTAATCTAGCTAGCTATATCATGATCATAAACAATACTAGagaatcattttcatttttaactcTCCAAAGAATTTCCTGCTTATGTTATATTATAGATTTACAAAATTCCAGTTTCATTCTATgtatttataaacaataatattttcataaaaagaaaataaaaaattataagacgcattcatcaaacacaacaGTAAACATTAACAAAAACACATAGAAAAATCTCCGAATATGACTAAATTCCGACTCCTTATCCATCAAAATTAGGTTATTTATAAACGTGGTTTAAGGGGATGGTGAGTGATGCTCAACACGCAAGTGTTTAGGCTTAAGAATGCTATATATGAATGTTACATTAACATGTAACAATATTACTACATTAATTAACTtgtgattatttattaaatgcTAGAATATCCAtgaaataaattctaataatcagtcatacaataataataacctTACATATATAACCATGCATACAAAGTCTTTTCCGAGATAGAGCTTCAGAATTACCTAGTTTTAAACTAAACATTAATAATCCGACCTTAATTATTAAGATCATGATTCTTAAGCAGCTGGCGGCTCACCAGTAAGCAGCCGGTGGTGGTTGAACCATTGAATTGTAGTCACCGGCAGCATTGAGGACATAGTTAACATGATCATGATGATCAGTACTGTTCATCTGATTGTCGTGTTGTAGACCACCTCTTATCCTATGGGGGTTGCCCGAAGTCATCCGGTTTCTGACCGAAGTGCTCTCAACGGTATCCTCACCCGACATTTCTGTGTACCCGGCCGAGACTTGGTTCCTTTGCCCTTGATCATTCAACAATGCTTTCAAAGCCAAAACCTGTGCCATTTGATAAAGCTGATCAGAATTAGTTAAAAGTTGAAACCAACATATTAAgtagtatataaattatttaacatttggatTCTTAGGTTTGATCGTAACTTAGATTTTATGTGGGCTCTCACTATTTATAACTCGTTTTTTAGAGTTGTGTTTGTGCGAGATATGAACAATTGTAAATGTTTTTGTCATTAAGATTAAACtttataatacaatattatGTGTTAGTGTTTAAATTTTGTGAATTTATGTGGATTAGtgtaaattaaaatgattaaatatattaaatgaaaggTTTACATGTCACTGTCTTAATGTGAATAGTCACTCGATCTAGACTTGACAATTCATTTCAGTAAAAAGTATGTTCTAGTTCTAAGATTTATAatgtaattataaataatgacattattttttatgtgaGATTCTACATTTTTGTCAATATCTTAACATATCTATAAAACATTTGAGtcttcaaattaattatgtgctatttagaaaaaaataatttgtattatttttgtttgaaaataacaTGATCCTAGGTAGGGAAATAGTAGTGTGACCTCTTCTTGTAGCTTTTGTTTCTCCTTCGAAACAAGATCGAACTGTTGCTTAAGCGATTCATACAAGTTCTCGACCTGCTTAGCCTTCCACCTAGCACGACGGTTCTGAAACCAGATCGCCACTTGTCGCGGCTGCAGCCCTAGTTCTCTAGCCAACCTCATCTTTCGGTCAGGTTCAAGCTTTATCTCCTCCTGAAAGCTGCTCTCGAGTGAATCCAACTGCTCATTACTTagcctcttcttcttctcctgcTGATAGTTTCCATAGTAACCGACGTTCTTCTGATCATTCATCCCTCCACCACCTGTCCCCGTCGCCATTCCATCACCCGTCGATGGCCCCGCCATCCCTTGGTGTTGCTTCATAATTTCCATAGCtgcaaataaattaacaaaaataactcTTATAGTATTGACTTGCAATGCATGGTTTTGTTTTGATGTTAAgaacaaattaatttgaaagagAACACAAGATAGAAATGTGAAGGTTAATTAGAATGAGACTAATGTTTTATGTTGTTGTTAATCATGATATATACAAAAGAGTTTATAATCAACTTGAACTTGAAATTAAGAGCAAAACAAACCGATTCACAAAGAATATTCGCGATACCTGGATATTGATCATGAAAGTTGTAATTGCAGAGAAgattgaaagaattttcatgAGGCCGAGCTAGAAGTTGAGGTGTTCTTATGTTGTTATTATTCCAGTCCATTCTCTCTTTGTTTCTTTGTCTATGGCGCCCGTGGAACAAGAAAGTGTCTTGAATATATGGAGGAAAGGAGGATTATTTGGACCACAAAGGGAACAATATTATGAGTGAATGTAAGAGCAGACACATACAAAAACATTGGGGTCTTTTTTagtatcatgtttttggcaaaagtattctcaataaaaaaatttgtaccaaaaaatgtttttttttacaactttaggtttaattacattttacattttaaagagagagaagagttataataataataataatgtgtaaTGAATGGTATCAGATTTGTGTTTTGGGGGAGCAAAAAAGTAGAATTGAGGAAGGATGCTGTCTGTCAggtttctttcttctctttccaATACAACTGATGAACagtatgtgtgtgtgtgagagagagaaagatggccggggaagagagaaagaagggtGGATTCAATTGCCCGGGAGCAACTGATCGACGAGAAAAGAACATGTGTCAGTTTCAGTTCACTGTTGATAGCAATATTGTAgtacaattattttttctcacttTTATGAGAACAGAGTGCGGAATGTTTATTTTCATATCaagttttaattagttttatatacaaaaaaaaaaaaaaaaatttaatcaaaataattgcTATATTAGTTCAGATTTGTCACACTCTTCCTTCATTTTACTGTGGATTATgtacatacattttttttcactcagttttaatattaacatagtATTAAAACTTCTATTTCATCACAATATTAACTCATCGGTCCCTATATGATGGGAAATCCACTTTATCGATTTTgtaagtgaataaaatgtataTGCATCTCTTATTTATGGAAAAGTAGATACTTATATTTGTAAACAtgcaaataaataatgtttgaaGCAATATTCTAGCTAATAACCAAAATAATTCTTCTATTTTTAGTGAGTaatttttataccaaaattCATTACTCATGTCACTATTAGTGagacaaatttgaatttttttgagCTATCATTAAAAGTATCATATTAAAGACTCTTATGGCTTACCTTCTCAAATTTCTATTTGAGTTACTACTTTGGCCTAAGGTGGGTCATTGTGGGATGTCTTCCCCTAAAAAAGTCTTATTTTCCATTGTAAATTCCTTCTTAGGCGACAACAACACCTGCAAAGTCGGGTTGTCGTTTGCACGGACAACTCCACGAGGGAAGAACTTCAACTCCTCGAGAATCTCGACAAAGAGCTTCTTAGTAGCAACGATGTAAAAACATGGACTTTGAGCAACAACAACATTTAAGCTTAGAATACCTTTGTTGCAATTATTGTGATAGCCATTTTAGACACCTACATTTTTCATTATCCCACTTTCAACGCTAAACTCACATAAATTATAGAGGAATGATAGGTAGCACGACTTTGGGAGAGCGACTCGTACAGTGAGAGTGACCTCGCTGTTATACAAAACAGACCTCGTTgcttttgtataacaacgaggtctcttttgtataacaacaatgtcactttcgtataacagCGAAGTCACTTTCGCTGTACGAGTCGCTCCCCAAAGTCGTGCTCCCaatcatttttctaaattatatatggTGAAATATTAGCCAAACATATTTATGACAAGTGTTGTTCTAACATGTTTTGTACGGTTCATTTTGTCCACAATAGATACAATTTTCCTGTTTATAgtatatcaataaaaattttatgtaatttttagtATTAACGACGATCAATAatgatgatattaaaatatcGCTGCTAATGAATCAGCATTAACGACAATATTAAGTTATCATTGTTAATTGTTATTTGTGTTATCGAATTAATTAAGGatgttttttttccaaatagttAATTCTTAGGTATCCACAGTGTTGTTTTACAAAATGTGAGACCATTTTTGTTGAATCTTGTTCCCTTGAATATCAGATTTACTATGAAATAATacctataaaataaatcaagttATCATATTAGAAAGcaataatgtaaaatatgtaAAGCATAAAGAAATAGAAGCGAGTCAAAATATGTCAAGAGAATCACTAATATAAAAGGCTTAATCACTGAGGACGGTAACCGAGAGTGATTGAAATCTCTCGGAAATAAATATTTCACCGAGAGCATTGATTCGCTCTCActgatatttatttaaatcactGAGGACAGCACTTCGCTCTCGCTGATAACTTTTATTTCCGAGAGCATTTGATTTATGCTCTCGgtgattttttcaattaaaatttatctCCGAGGGATCCCGATAACACCCTCGttgatatcttttattttttccctAAACACCCGATTCTTTCTTTCTCCTTCCTTTCTGCTCCTCCGATTACACTGGCGCCACTCCAGATCCTCCGATTCCACCGACGCCACTCCAATTCCGACCTCTGCCCCGCTCAAGAACGATTTCACTCCGATTGGCGACTTGGCGAGAGTTTGGCGATTGTCGCAGATTGACGATTTTACTCCGCCGACTTCCTGGGACTCCCTACGAAAACAGGCAAGTGAAATTTTTATCAATAGTTTAGCTTAGGTTTATGTTCATATCACGCATTGGACAGAGTAATTGCCGTTTCAATTGGAAATGGATGAGATATTGATTGTATCTAGTTGAAGTTGTTATTTTATTGAGATTTAAGTTGATTAGAtgattgtatttttaaataattgagatttaggtttattggataattatatttttggacTATTGAGATTTTGGTATATGAAATTCGGTATTTCTAACTTATGTAAGAAaatttttggtttaaaataGGTAATATTCGGTTTAtaatcgttttattttaaaaaaaaacttattatagTCGAGAGCGATAGACTTATGCTCTCggtaaataattaaagttagcTCCGAGAGCATTATAAAGGCTCTcgttaatatattaatatcatctCGAAGAGGAGCTCTAACACTCTTGGTAACAATTTAAAGTCATCGCCGAGAGCCCCTTATTGCTCTTGGTTATAATTTATCTCTGAGAACTTAATATGTcctcacaaatatttttttttccaccGACAACTTTATCACCGAGGCGCTGCGAAAGCATTAATCACTCTCGATGAATTCTTTCACCAAACCAAAGGCATATTACCTTTCTAACctccttaaaaaatattttttttcagtgAATTTAATTTCCCTTTCTTTCTAAGGAGCTTCATAGTTTACATCATTggtcttttttcttttttgaatttttgcTTATATGTCACCATATTCTTgcattatatcatttttaataactttCACAACTCTTTTGATCGCAACTTCATTCCCACCAGAGTTTTGTAAGCATTATCTTTCTCAATAATAGTTTATCTTCTCTAATCATTTAATCAACCCACTCATTTTCCGTGTTTTCAAAAGCTTGTAGAGGAACATCGATCTCCTCCTCATCAGCATCCTCACTTGCTTGGTTCTGCCTCGACACAATTAAAACATCACCCTCCACGCTAGAGGCTAAGAAAACAGGTGAACTGGTGGAGTCCCTTTCCTTGTGGAGTAATTTTTTCCGGTCTTTTCAAAGCATAATTAATCCGTGTAGTTTTTATGTATTTCCATCTTAATTTACTCTTCTAATTATAGCCAGTGCAAAATTTTCGAGCCTA is drawn from Impatiens glandulifera chromosome 3, dImpGla2.1, whole genome shotgun sequence and contains these coding sequences:
- the LOC124933035 gene encoding putative homeobox-leucine zipper protein ATHB-51; this encodes MDWNNNNIRTPQLLARPHENSFNLLCNYNFHDQYPAMEIMKQHQGMAGPSTGDGMATGTGGGGMNDQKNVGYYGNYQQEKKKRLSNEQLDSLESSFQEEIKLEPDRKMRLARELGLQPRQVAIWFQNRRARWKAKQVENLYESLKQQFDLVSKEKQKLQEEVLALKALLNDQGQRNQVSAGYTEMSGEDTVESTSVRNRMTSGNPHRIRGGLQHDNQMNSTDHHDHVNYVLNAAGDYNSMVQPPPAAYW